The following coding sequences lie in one Listeria ivanovii subsp. londoniensis genomic window:
- a CDS encoding RidA family protein gives MAKEIIQTNNAPKALGPYSQAVKVNNFIFTSGQLGINPETKELAEGAVKQAEQAFQNLSAVLEEAGSGLDKIIKATVFFKDLNQFTAVNEVYATFFSNDFPARSAFQVAKLPLDAEIEIEVVAEA, from the coding sequence ATGGCAAAGGAAATTATTCAAACAAATAATGCGCCAAAAGCACTCGGACCTTATTCACAAGCGGTAAAAGTAAATAATTTTATTTTTACATCTGGACAGCTTGGAATTAATCCGGAAACAAAAGAATTAGCTGAGGGAGCGGTTAAACAAGCAGAACAAGCCTTTCAAAATCTTTCCGCTGTATTAGAAGAAGCGGGATCAGGACTAGATAAAATTATCAAGGCCACGGTTTTTTTCAAAGATTTAAACCAATTTACAGCAGTTAATGAAGTATATGCGACATTCTTTTCCAATGATTTCCCAGCTAGAAGTGCTTTCCAAGTAGCGAAATTACCCCTCGATGCTGAAATTGAAATCGAAGTTGTCGCAGAAGCATAA
- a CDS encoding amino acid ABC transporter substrate-binding protein/permease yields the protein MKKFSRFILTMAIACVAMFIFTGNGLHAKAAEETYLIGTDTTFAPFEFEKDGKHVGIDMDILKAIAKDQNFKYEIKAMGFNAAVQALEANQVDGVIAGMSITDERKQKFDFSDPYFDSGVVMGILKDNDKIKNYDDLKGKKVAVKTGTEGYAFAEKIKDKYGFEIVVFDDSAQMYDDVKTRNSVACFDDYPVLAYGVQTGNGLKIVTEKEKGNSYGFAVNKGKNKELLEKFNAGLVNIKASGEYDEILENYLGKDAVKENTTEKGFMGIIKSSWPALLAGMWLTIRLAVVSLIIAFIIGITFGFMKVSNSKILRGIATVYVDIFRGTPLIVQAFFFYFGIPAALDFRMPVFLAGVIALSLNAGAYMVEIVRGGIQSVDKGQMEAARSLGLPHKKAMLKVVLPQAIRMMIPSFINQFVITLKDTSIMSAIGLVELTQSGKIIMARTFESTWTWLIIGIMYLIVITILTKVSDRLERRVRND from the coding sequence ATGAAGAAATTTTCACGCTTCATACTTACAATGGCGATCGCTTGTGTGGCCATGTTTATTTTCACAGGAAACGGGTTACATGCCAAAGCGGCAGAAGAAACTTACTTAATTGGGACTGACACCACTTTTGCCCCTTTTGAATTTGAAAAAGATGGAAAACATGTTGGGATTGATATGGATATCCTGAAAGCCATTGCCAAAGATCAAAATTTTAAATACGAAATTAAAGCAATGGGATTTAATGCAGCAGTTCAAGCACTTGAAGCTAACCAAGTAGATGGTGTTATCGCTGGGATGAGTATTACAGACGAGCGAAAACAAAAATTCGATTTCTCTGATCCGTATTTTGATTCCGGTGTTGTTATGGGAATCCTGAAAGATAACGACAAAATTAAAAATTATGATGACTTAAAAGGGAAAAAAGTTGCTGTTAAAACAGGGACAGAAGGTTATGCCTTCGCAGAAAAAATAAAAGATAAATACGGTTTTGAAATTGTTGTATTTGACGATTCAGCCCAAATGTATGATGACGTTAAAACAAGAAATTCTGTCGCATGTTTCGATGATTATCCAGTACTCGCTTATGGTGTTCAAACAGGCAATGGGTTAAAAATCGTAACGGAAAAAGAAAAGGGGAATTCTTATGGATTTGCAGTTAACAAAGGCAAAAACAAAGAACTCTTAGAAAAATTCAACGCCGGTCTAGTGAACATTAAAGCAAGTGGCGAGTATGACGAAATTCTTGAAAATTATTTAGGAAAAGATGCAGTAAAAGAAAATACAACAGAAAAAGGTTTTATGGGAATTATTAAATCTTCTTGGCCGGCACTTTTAGCTGGGATGTGGCTAACAATCAGACTAGCTGTTGTTTCACTAATTATTGCTTTTATAATTGGGATTACATTTGGCTTTATGAAAGTAAGTAACAGCAAAATTTTACGGGGCATTGCGACTGTTTATGTAGACATTTTCCGTGGAACACCTTTAATCGTTCAAGCATTTTTCTTCTACTTTGGTATTCCAGCCGCGCTTGATTTTAGGATGCCAGTATTCTTAGCCGGTGTCATTGCCCTAAGCTTGAATGCAGGTGCCTATATGGTCGAAATCGTTCGTGGAGGAATTCAATCCGTCGACAAAGGACAAATGGAAGCTGCACGAAGTCTTGGTTTACCACACAAAAAAGCAATGTTAAAAGTTGTATTGCCACAAGCCATTCGGATGATGATTCCGTCCTTTATCAATCAGTTCGTTATCACGCTAAAAGACACCTCGATTATGTCGGCAATCGGACTAGTTGAATTAACACAATCCGGAAAAATTATTATGGCGCGTACGTTCGAAAGTACCTGGACATGGCTCATTATTGGAATCATGTATCTAATCGTCATTACTATTTTAACCAAAGTGTCGGATCGTTTAGAAAGGAGGGTACGAAATGACTAA
- a CDS encoding Lmo0850 family protein: MDSNQKDLNQVIRQLKEKGIVVEKTKSRKDIWQAVSTKAISNMKLRLQ; the protein is encoded by the coding sequence TTGGATAGTAATCAAAAAGATTTGAATCAAGTAATCCGTCAGCTCAAAGAAAAAGGCATAGTAGTAGAAAAAACGAAATCGCGAAAAGATATTTGGCAAGCTGTTAGTACCAAAGCAATCTCTAACATGAAACTTCGATTGCAGTAA
- a CDS encoding amino acid ABC transporter ATP-binding protein, with amino-acid sequence MTKLKVTGLKKSFGANEVLKGIDIEVKEGEVVCVIGPSGSGKSTFLRCMNNLEEITAGEIIVDDFNITDKKVDINKVRENIGMVFQHFNLFPHLSVLENITLAPVELKKMDKEAAKSNALRLLEQVGLKEKADEYPSQLSGGQKQRVAIARALAMDPDIMLFDEPTSALDPEMVGEVLAVMKELAKRGMTMMIVTHEMGFAREVGDRVIFMDGGYIVEEGKPADIFDHPTNQRTISFLDKVL; translated from the coding sequence ATGACTAAACTCAAAGTAACCGGACTTAAAAAAAGTTTTGGGGCGAATGAAGTGCTAAAAGGCATTGATATCGAAGTGAAAGAAGGCGAAGTGGTTTGCGTAATTGGGCCATCTGGTTCCGGAAAAAGCACCTTCCTTCGCTGCATGAACAACTTAGAAGAAATTACAGCCGGAGAAATCATTGTCGATGATTTTAACATTACTGATAAAAAAGTAGATATTAACAAAGTACGCGAAAATATCGGAATGGTGTTTCAACATTTTAACCTATTCCCACATTTATCCGTCTTAGAAAATATCACGCTTGCTCCGGTAGAACTGAAAAAAATGGATAAAGAAGCGGCGAAAAGCAATGCGCTTCGTTTATTAGAACAAGTGGGTCTAAAAGAAAAAGCAGATGAATACCCAAGTCAACTTTCTGGGGGGCAAAAACAACGGGTTGCGATTGCTAGAGCTCTTGCAATGGATCCAGATATTATGCTATTCGATGAACCAACCTCTGCACTCGATCCAGAAATGGTCGGAGAAGTACTAGCCGTTATGAAAGAATTAGCTAAACGTGGAATGACCATGATGATCGTCACACACGAAATGGGATTTGCTCGTGAAGTTGGCGATCGGGTTATCTTTATGGATGGTGGCTATATCGTTGAAGAAGGTAAACCAGCAGATATATTTGACCATCCAACAAATCAAAGAACGATTAGCTTTTTAGATAAAGTTTTGTAA
- a CDS encoding TetR/AcrR family transcriptional regulator encodes MTKKLVKEAALSLFAEKGYDGTALSEIAKVVGIKTPSLYAHFSSKEALFLEVYQDSIQAELRGLQQVSQKESLVGEEKLRKIFFVATDFSSNPDEKKFFQRAVFYPPKSLFQELKEETRTYEQLTNDILRETLELIVTEAVLVRWMHVFYALLDGLSVEHGIYDETEFELRRNSAWEVLASLLK; translated from the coding sequence ATGACGAAAAAACTAGTAAAAGAAGCAGCGTTATCCCTTTTTGCAGAAAAAGGATATGATGGTACAGCTCTTTCAGAAATAGCTAAAGTAGTTGGAATCAAAACACCATCGTTATATGCTCACTTCTCGTCGAAAGAAGCCCTTTTTTTAGAAGTATATCAAGATAGCATTCAAGCGGAATTGAGGGGGTTACAACAAGTATCACAAAAGGAAAGTTTGGTTGGAGAAGAGAAACTCCGAAAGATATTCTTTGTGGCGACAGATTTTTCCAGTAATCCAGATGAAAAAAAATTCTTTCAGCGGGCGGTTTTCTATCCACCAAAATCGCTTTTTCAAGAACTAAAGGAAGAGACGAGGACTTATGAACAACTAACGAATGATATTTTGCGGGAAACGTTGGAACTTATAGTAACAGAAGCAGTTCTAGTAAGGTGGATGCATGTATTTTATGCACTATTAGATGGTCTAAGTGTGGAACATGGAATTTATGATGAAACGGAATTTGAATTGCGCCGGAACTCCGCTTGGGAAGTTCTCGCAAGTTTACTTAAATAA
- a CDS encoding MucBP domain-containing protein, which produces MKKIFKLLVIICVVIVSAVPFSTFAKETDATDIEQETTALKGDNLETTTPDNQTEIKDESTATEDKAKETKSKTESGTKETNFQTTSKTESDAKETSEPRLMAGDATETNLIPDANLRATINTKLGKPSDYMPTEAELGNLSGSLDLRNTTYTTLNGLQYLKKVMALQTVGITAPDEDLSYIAQMSSLIFLQINTSSFKTTAGLEPLTSLRSFQWTNNGQQESGTGSGNEMGGSLDPRTAYDFSFVTNNTTLRSLEIEGVYSVDPKYSFLSELPELDHVSITVSNMNDISSLAGLDKLTYLNVNANYISDLSPLKDHPVYKDISAGSQVVVLPERDVYQGDSLTINKPIKPDTSAIEYTLPANPVTSIDGDTIVMSNVTNDCIVNYRLYNYETGENDISTPGVMMDFTSTGFSATGQFNGQIIQPINVKAPAVDAAPVTVKYVDESGTKLADDTILNGKVDETYNTTAKTIENYQLKETPANQTGTFTSEPQTVTYIYTLNDGAPVTVKYVDENGQNIAPTDTLTGKIGTAYQTSEKMIDGYKLTKTPTNASGVFGVDAQIVTYEYEKETNIDPINPVDPVDPVDPVDPVDPVDPADPADPTDPANPINPISPADPVKPNDPTNPLNPTSDPAVVKATEKTNLPHTGDTTNHSMGLTLGSLFLVSGVILLRRK; this is translated from the coding sequence ATGAAGAAAATATTTAAGCTTTTAGTCATTATTTGTGTTGTGATTGTCAGTGCAGTTCCGTTCAGCACTTTTGCAAAAGAAACGGATGCTACTGATATAGAACAAGAAACTACAGCTTTAAAAGGGGATAATTTGGAAACGACTACTCCAGATAATCAAACAGAAATAAAAGACGAGTCAACTGCAACAGAAGACAAAGCTAAAGAAACTAAAAGTAAAACAGAAAGTGGCACAAAAGAAACCAACTTTCAAACAACAAGTAAGACCGAAAGTGACGCAAAAGAAACATCCGAACCAAGATTAATGGCTGGTGATGCTACTGAGACCAATTTAATTCCAGATGCTAATTTAAGAGCAACCATTAATACAAAATTGGGAAAACCAAGTGATTATATGCCAACGGAAGCTGAGTTGGGAAATTTAAGCGGAAGCTTGGATTTAAGAAATACAACTTATACAACCCTCAATGGTTTACAGTATTTAAAAAAAGTCATGGCACTACAAACAGTTGGGATTACAGCACCAGATGAGGATTTATCTTATATCGCTCAAATGAGTAGTTTGATTTTTTTACAAATCAATACTAGTAGCTTTAAAACAACTGCAGGACTTGAACCACTTACTAGCTTAAGATCATTTCAATGGACTAACAATGGCCAACAGGAATCAGGTACAGGTTCAGGCAATGAAATGGGTGGTAGTTTAGATCCTAGAACTGCCTATGATTTTTCATTTGTAACAAATAATACTACTTTGAGATCTTTAGAAATTGAGGGGGTATATTCCGTTGATCCAAAATATAGCTTCTTAAGTGAATTACCTGAATTGGATCATGTAAGCATTACTGTTTCTAATATGAATGATATTTCATCGCTTGCAGGATTAGACAAATTAACTTATCTTAATGTAAATGCAAATTATATTAGTGATTTATCTCCACTAAAAGATCACCCTGTTTATAAGGATATAAGTGCAGGTTCTCAAGTAGTTGTTCTACCTGAAAGAGACGTATATCAAGGTGATAGTTTAACCATTAATAAACCGATTAAACCTGATACATCAGCAATTGAATATACGCTTCCTGCGAATCCAGTTACTTCGATTGATGGAGATACAATTGTCATGTCCAATGTTACAAATGATTGTATCGTGAATTATCGATTATATAATTATGAAACTGGGGAAAATGATATTTCTACTCCAGGCGTTATGATGGACTTTACGAGTACCGGATTTTCAGCTACTGGTCAATTTAACGGACAAATCATCCAGCCAATCAATGTAAAAGCTCCAGCAGTGGATGCAGCCCCAGTTACTGTGAAATATGTAGATGAAAGTGGAACAAAGCTAGCAGATGATACAATTTTAAACGGTAAAGTCGATGAAACTTATAACACTACTGCCAAAACAATCGAAAACTATCAACTGAAAGAAACGCCTGCGAATCAAACCGGTACTTTCACTTCAGAGCCTCAAACAGTCACTTATATTTATACGTTAAACGATGGGGCGCCGGTTACAGTCAAATATGTAGATGAAAATGGTCAAAATATAGCACCTACAGATACGTTAACTGGAAAAATTGGTACTGCTTACCAAACAAGTGAAAAAATGATTGACGGTTATAAACTAACCAAAACGCCAACGAATGCATCTGGAGTTTTTGGAGTTGATGCGCAAATAGTCACATATGAGTATGAAAAAGAAACCAACATTGATCCAATTAATCCAGTAGATCCAGTAGACCCAGTAGACCCAGTAGACCCAGTAGACCCAGTAGACCCAGCAGATCCAGCAGACCCAACAGATCCAGCAAATCCTATTAATCCAATAAGCCCAGCTGATCCTGTTAAGCCAAATGATCCAACGAATCCACTTAATCCTACTTCTGATCCAGCTGTAGTTAAAGCAACAGAAAAAACTAACTTGCCTCACACCGGTGATACAACAAATCATTCCATGGGCTTAACGCTGGGAAGTTTGTTCCTTGTGTCGGGAGTTATTTTACTAAGAAGAAAGTGA
- the uvrC gene encoding excinuclease ABC subunit UvrC, with translation MNTQLQQKLTLLPESPGCYIYKDENQEILYIGKSKCLKNRVKSYFTGKQVGKTARLVRQIRDLELIITSSEKEALLLEMILIQKYQPPFNRQLKEGPSYPYIKITNEKNPHIEVVVETKADGAHYFGPYPGRYSARQTAMLIEKLYPLCRCDGKPGRPCLYYHLGLCLGPCQAEIAPAVYQAQIQKITRFLEGDVKAVKTKLTQDMQVATEKLQFERAAELRDTIQAINETIEKQHIIFPGLKNRDLIGCYEQDNHLSVFVFFVRNGAINGTKWHVFEIQKSLQEDLADFINQFYQDPNNIQPKELLIAEKIDKMSLSASLQKVTSFPQKGGKKKQINLAVENAKSTYIAYAKMKEYDFENQLHNS, from the coding sequence TTGAACACTCAATTACAACAAAAATTAACATTACTGCCTGAATCGCCTGGATGTTATATATATAAAGATGAAAATCAAGAAATTCTCTACATTGGTAAATCAAAATGCTTAAAAAACCGAGTAAAGTCTTATTTTACTGGCAAACAAGTTGGCAAAACAGCGCGACTCGTCCGGCAAATTCGCGATTTGGAACTCATTATTACAAGTTCTGAAAAAGAAGCATTGCTGCTCGAAATGATTTTAATTCAAAAATACCAACCGCCTTTTAATAGACAATTAAAGGAAGGGCCAAGTTATCCCTATATCAAAATTACCAATGAGAAAAATCCGCACATTGAAGTAGTTGTTGAAACAAAAGCAGATGGGGCACACTATTTTGGCCCTTATCCAGGTCGATATTCTGCAAGACAAACCGCGATGTTAATCGAAAAGTTATATCCATTATGTAGATGCGACGGAAAACCAGGTCGCCCGTGTTTGTACTATCATCTAGGTCTTTGCTTAGGCCCATGCCAAGCCGAAATCGCCCCAGCTGTGTATCAAGCACAAATTCAAAAAATCACTCGGTTTTTAGAAGGCGATGTCAAAGCGGTCAAAACCAAACTGACACAAGACATGCAAGTTGCGACTGAAAAACTACAATTTGAAAGAGCTGCGGAACTTCGTGATACCATCCAAGCCATTAATGAAACCATTGAAAAGCAGCATATTATTTTCCCAGGGTTAAAAAACCGTGATCTCATCGGTTGTTACGAACAAGATAATCATTTAAGTGTTTTTGTCTTTTTCGTTCGAAATGGTGCAATCAATGGAACCAAATGGCACGTTTTTGAAATCCAAAAGTCGCTTCAAGAAGATTTGGCAGACTTTATCAATCAATTTTATCAGGATCCAAACAATATCCAACCAAAAGAGTTGCTGATTGCAGAAAAAATAGATAAAATGTCTTTGTCAGCCTCACTTCAAAAAGTAACATCCTTTCCACAAAAAGGCGGGAAAAAGAAACAAATAAATTTAGCAGTCGAAAATGCCAAGAGTACCTATATCGCTTATGCCAAAATGAAAGAATATGATTTCGAAAACCAATTACACAATAGTTAG
- a CDS encoding 5-methyltetrahydropteroyltriglutamate--homocysteine S-methyltransferase, whose translation MKQVAPFYADHVGSILRTKAIKDARSKFAAGEISAKELRKIENTEINYIVKKQKEVGLKAITDGEFRRAWWHFDFLENLDGVEGYDAAGGIQFSQVQTKSHSVKITGAIDFTTHPFIADFQFLKEAVGTDHVAKQTIPSPAMLHYRGDIEYQPYLDNPEKFASDLAKAYQKAIQAFYNAGCRYLQLDDTSWSYLCSDKQREVVRERGFDPDALQETYKKLINEAVKNKPADMVITMHICRGNFRSTWIASGGYGPVAETLFSNLNIDGFFLEYDNERSGDFAPLKYVNRADLKIVLGLITSKTGELEDAELIKARIKEASEMVPLKQLRLSPQCGFASTEEGNILTEEEQWEKLRYIVKIAKDVWGD comes from the coding sequence ATGAAACAAGTAGCACCATTTTATGCAGACCATGTAGGAAGTATTTTACGGACAAAGGCGATTAAAGATGCACGAAGCAAATTCGCGGCAGGCGAAATTTCAGCGAAAGAACTACGCAAAATCGAAAATACAGAAATCAACTATATTGTTAAGAAACAAAAAGAAGTTGGGCTAAAAGCAATCACGGATGGAGAATTCCGCCGAGCATGGTGGCATTTTGATTTCCTGGAAAATTTGGATGGGGTAGAAGGATACGATGCAGCAGGTGGAATTCAGTTTAGCCAAGTGCAAACAAAATCGCATTCGGTGAAAATTACGGGTGCCATTGATTTTACGACACATCCTTTTATTGCTGATTTTCAGTTTTTAAAAGAAGCCGTTGGTACGGATCATGTGGCAAAGCAAACTATTCCAAGCCCAGCAATGCTTCATTATCGCGGGGATATTGAATATCAGCCATATCTGGATAATCCGGAAAAGTTTGCTAGTGATTTAGCAAAAGCATATCAAAAAGCAATTCAGGCCTTTTATAACGCCGGTTGTCGCTATTTGCAATTAGATGATACTTCTTGGAGTTATTTATGCTCAGATAAACAGCGAGAAGTAGTTCGGGAACGTGGTTTTGACCCAGATGCCCTACAAGAAACATACAAAAAATTAATTAATGAAGCAGTGAAAAATAAACCAGCAGATATGGTTATTACAATGCACATTTGCCGGGGAAATTTCCGTTCTACTTGGATCGCTTCTGGTGGCTATGGTCCAGTAGCGGAAACTTTATTTAGTAACCTAAATATTGATGGCTTCTTTTTGGAATATGATAACGAGCGATCCGGTGATTTTGCGCCTTTAAAATATGTTAATCGAGCGGATCTTAAAATTGTCCTTGGCTTGATTACATCCAAAACTGGCGAATTAGAAGACGCGGAATTAATCAAAGCACGTATTAAGGAAGCGAGTGAAATGGTTCCACTTAAACAATTACGACTTAGCCCACAATGCGGCTTCGCTTCTACGGAAGAAGGAAATATTTTAACGGAAGAAGAGCAATGGGAAAAATTACGTTACATCGTTAAAATTGCAAAAGATGTTTGGGGTGATTAA
- a CDS encoding MucBP domain-containing protein, with product MKKILKLVVITCVLILSIAPFSSLAEETDKAEQQNASGKETNVDAPSTENKEESTEPVLLAGNSDATSLVPDDNLRADINALLQKPSDYQPTEADLNNATGILNLTNKNYTTLNGLQYLKNVSTLQIVGITAPDADVAYIGQMSALTTLCVNSSSFETTSGLEPLRNLTSFDWSANGPDVVDDEAFTAEPRAKFDFSFVANNSNLTMLTFDLVYSTDPSYAFLSQLGNLTYISLTNSNMNNVAAIAGLSKLNYLNLNVNNIADLSPLKNHPIYTSTYATDQLIVLSEKEVTSGDSLAIDKPIQPDDSGIDYTFPTNPSMVLEGDKIVMSNITEGCIVDYKLYDYKTGEKDILAPGVSMNFTSEMLHFDGRIIQPITVNEPAADAAPVTVNYVDENGAKVAASETLTGKVDEPYQTTAKKVSGYKLTKTPTNVIGVFETKAQTVTYIYKKEAAVNPVDPTNPTKATDPSKSTEISVQVKAETPKNTNLPKTGDTKSNTPIFLFAGTLLIISGIVLLKRSPKAK from the coding sequence ATGAAGAAAATACTAAAATTAGTTGTAATTACATGCGTATTAATTCTCAGCATCGCACCTTTTAGTAGTTTAGCAGAAGAAACGGATAAGGCAGAACAACAAAATGCTAGTGGGAAAGAAACCAATGTTGATGCTCCTTCTACTGAAAATAAAGAAGAATCAACGGAACCAGTATTGCTTGCAGGAAACAGTGATGCCACTTCTTTAGTCCCCGATGATAATTTAAGAGCAGACATTAACGCATTGCTTCAGAAACCAAGCGATTATCAGCCAACCGAAGCCGATTTAAATAATGCTACAGGGATATTAAATTTAACAAACAAAAACTATACTACATTAAATGGTTTGCAATATTTAAAAAATGTTTCGACACTTCAGATTGTCGGAATCACAGCTCCAGATGCTGATGTAGCTTATATAGGTCAAATGAGTGCACTTACTACTTTATGCGTTAATTCAAGTAGTTTTGAAACCACTTCTGGACTAGAACCACTTCGAAATTTAACGAGTTTTGATTGGTCTGCAAATGGTCCGGATGTGGTTGATGATGAGGCATTTACAGCTGAACCAAGAGCAAAATTTGATTTTTCTTTTGTAGCCAATAACTCTAATTTGACTATGTTAACTTTTGATTTAGTTTATTCCACCGATCCTAGTTATGCGTTTTTAAGCCAGCTCGGAAATTTAACTTATATCAGCCTTACCAATTCCAACATGAATAACGTCGCAGCAATTGCTGGGTTAAGTAAGCTAAATTATCTTAATTTAAATGTTAATAATATTGCTGATTTATCACCGCTTAAGAATCACCCTATTTATACAAGTACTTATGCAACAGACCAATTAATCGTTTTATCAGAGAAGGAAGTTACCTCAGGCGATAGTTTAGCAATTGATAAACCAATTCAGCCTGATGATTCTGGAATTGACTACACATTCCCAACCAATCCGAGTATGGTGCTGGAGGGAGATAAAATTGTCATGTCGAACATAACAGAAGGTTGCATTGTTGATTACAAATTATATGATTATAAAACAGGCGAAAAAGATATCCTAGCGCCTGGTGTTTCTATGAACTTCACGAGTGAAATGCTACATTTTGATGGTCGAATTATTCAACCAATTACCGTGAACGAACCAGCTGCAGATGCTGCTCCTGTCACAGTGAACTATGTGGATGAAAATGGAGCAAAAGTTGCGGCAAGCGAAACTTTAACTGGAAAAGTAGACGAGCCTTATCAAACAACTGCCAAAAAAGTGAGTGGCTACAAATTAACCAAGACGCCTACTAATGTAATTGGTGTATTTGAAACGAAAGCACAAACCGTTACTTATATATACAAAAAAGAAGCAGCTGTTAATCCAGTGGATCCGACAAACCCAACGAAGGCAACAGATCCGTCAAAATCAACAGAAATCAGCGTGCAAGTGAAAGCTGAAACGCCAAAAAATACGAACTTGCCAAAAACAGGTGATACGAAATCCAATACACCAATTTTTCTTTTTGCGGGCACTTTACTTATAATTTCAGGAATTGTTTTACTGAAAAGGAGCCCTAAAGCGAAATAA
- a CDS encoding DUF1294 domain-containing protein — translation MVLTIYFIAMTVISFLMFAIDKRKAIKHAYRIPESALLLTAFLGGAFGSWMSMQLFHHKTQKTKFRILVPLAMVWTVGVVIWWVY, via the coding sequence ATGGTTTTAACGATTTATTTCATCGCGATGACAGTTATTTCATTTCTAATGTTCGCTATTGATAAACGAAAAGCAATCAAGCATGCCTACCGTATCCCAGAATCTGCCCTTCTTCTTACAGCGTTTCTCGGCGGAGCATTCGGCAGTTGGATGTCGATGCAACTTTTTCATCATAAAACACAAAAAACAAAGTTCCGGATTCTTGTTCCGCTAGCGATGGTTTGGACTGTTGGTGTAGTTATTTGGTGGGTATATTAA
- a CDS encoding Cof-type HAD-IIB family hydrolase → MIQAISVDMDGTFLDAHGEYDRGRFEKIYANLLEKEMKFIVASGNQYYQLKSFFPGKDREIYYVAENGAVIFHNEALITVNQFPKHLVEKILYTLTQEYLDLQVILCGVKSAYLLKAANPTFKEFAKKYYVELKEVESFVTLPEDTFIKFALDVAIDQTAQIVEQLNQTFQGDIRAVASGHGSIDIIIPGVTKGSAIKQLLKEWNMSSEKLLAFGDANNDLEMLELTPLSYAMKESSKEVLARAKYVAPSNKEAGVLTTIEYYLNAEKEK, encoded by the coding sequence ATGATTCAAGCTATTTCAGTAGATATGGATGGCACTTTTTTAGATGCGCATGGTGAATATGATCGTGGACGTTTTGAAAAAATTTATGCGAATTTGTTAGAAAAAGAAATGAAGTTTATCGTGGCGAGTGGCAATCAATACTATCAACTTAAATCTTTCTTTCCAGGTAAAGATAGAGAGATTTATTATGTTGCCGAAAATGGAGCTGTGATTTTTCACAATGAAGCGTTAATAACTGTCAATCAATTTCCAAAACATTTAGTTGAAAAAATTCTCTATACATTGACTCAAGAATACCTAGATTTACAAGTGATTCTTTGCGGGGTGAAGAGTGCCTATTTACTTAAAGCAGCTAATCCCACTTTTAAAGAATTTGCCAAAAAATATTATGTTGAATTAAAAGAAGTGGAATCTTTTGTCACGCTGCCAGAGGACACTTTTATTAAATTTGCTTTAGATGTAGCAATTGACCAAACAGCGCAAATTGTCGAACAACTGAATCAGACATTTCAAGGCGATATTCGCGCAGTAGCAAGTGGACATGGTAGCATTGATATTATTATTCCAGGCGTAACAAAAGGAAGTGCAATCAAGCAGCTTTTGAAAGAATGGAACATGAGTAGTGAAAAGCTACTTGCTTTTGGAGATGCAAATAATGATTTAGAAATGCTTGAGCTTACCCCTCTTAGCTACGCGATGAAGGAAAGTAGCAAAGAAGTGCTTGCAAGAGCTAAGTATGTGGCTCCTTCAAATAAGGAAGCAGGAGTATTAACAACGATAGAATATTATTTAAATGCAGAAAAAGAAAAGTAA
- a CDS encoding DMT family transporter: MAWFYLILAGLSEIVWAFGLKESHGFTMLGWSLLTVAFLIVSFGLFSISMKSIPIGTAYAVFTGIGAAGTAIIGMLFLSESVSFWKIISLLVLLTGIIGLKLVDGQESEKDGR; encoded by the coding sequence TTGGCTTGGTTTTATTTGATTTTGGCAGGTTTATCAGAAATTGTTTGGGCTTTTGGATTGAAAGAATCGCACGGATTTACAATGCTCGGTTGGAGTCTTTTGACAGTAGCCTTTTTAATTGTTAGTTTTGGCTTATTTTCGATTTCCATGAAGTCGATTCCGATTGGAACAGCGTATGCCGTGTTTACCGGAATTGGTGCGGCAGGGACAGCCATTATTGGTATGTTATTTCTATCAGAAAGCGTTTCTTTTTGGAAAATTATATCGTTACTTGTGTTATTAACAGGCATTATTGGATTGAAGTTGGTCGACGGTCAGGAATCAGAAAAGGATGGTAGATAA